The Methylomonas montana genome has a window encoding:
- a CDS encoding addiction module protein, with protein sequence MNLTQLEAEIFSLPLQDRAALAQRLLLSLEEVSESEFERLWGEESVRRVADFTSVYNKTIGQEGLPLDEWRSF encoded by the coding sequence ATGAATCTCACACAACTGGAAGCCGAAATTTTTTCCTTACCGCTTCAAGACCGGGCTGCTTTGGCACAGCGTTTGTTGTTGAGCCTCGAGGAAGTTTCCGAGTCGGAGTTCGAGCGGTTGTGGGGAGAGGAGTCGGTGCGTCGAGTGGCTGACTTTACCTCTGTCTACAACAAAACGATTGGACAAGAAGGCTTGCCTCTGGACGAATGGCGATCTTTTTAA
- a CDS encoding thioredoxin domain-containing protein: MSTPLLEQLQTRHGLPLLDADSYDHFVYGHETVVLFFANDPVMFPESHDVAVILPELLKAFAGRLHGAVVDKSVERELQARFRFSSWPSLVFLRGSEYLGVITGIKDWAEYGQEFARILAAEPGQPPGFDLGKVCGVGHASLKKM, encoded by the coding sequence ATGAGTACCCCCTTGCTGGAACAACTGCAAACCCGCCACGGCCTGCCGCTGCTCGATGCAGACAGTTACGATCATTTCGTCTACGGCCACGAAACCGTGGTGCTGTTCTTCGCCAACGATCCGGTGATGTTTCCGGAGAGTCACGATGTGGCGGTGATTTTGCCGGAGTTATTAAAAGCCTTTGCCGGTCGTTTGCACGGTGCGGTGGTCGATAAATCCGTCGAACGGGAATTGCAGGCCAGATTTCGGTTCAGCAGCTGGCCGTCCCTGGTATTTTTGCGCGGCAGCGAGTATTTGGGCGTAATTACCGGGATTAAGGATTGGGCGGAATACGGCCAGGAATTTGCACGGATTTTAGCTGCCGAGCCAGGGCAGCCGCCGGGGTTTGATCTTGGGAAGGTTTGTGGCGTTGGACACGCGTCATTAAAAAAAATGTAG
- a CDS encoding HypC/HybG/HupF family hydrogenase formation chaperone, whose product MCIGIPMQVIEARGDSALCEYRGQPTLIDMMLVGEQAAGTWLLVFLDAAREVITAEKAAQIADALEAMRLAMQGETNFDHLFADLVDREPELPEFLRT is encoded by the coding sequence ATGTGCATCGGCATCCCCATGCAAGTCATCGAGGCGCGCGGCGATTCGGCGCTGTGCGAATATCGCGGCCAACCGACGTTGATAGACATGATGTTGGTCGGCGAACAAGCTGCCGGCACCTGGCTATTGGTGTTTCTGGACGCGGCGCGGGAAGTCATCACGGCCGAAAAAGCCGCCCAAATCGCCGATGCGCTGGAAGCGATGCGTCTGGCCATGCAAGGCGAAACCAACTTCGATCATTTATTCGCCGATCTGGTCGACCGCGAACCCGAACTGCCGGAGTTTTTAAGAACATGA
- a CDS encoding HyaD/HybD family hydrogenase maturation endopeptidase — translation MVSASPQVLLLGIGNLLWADEGFGVRVIEYLQKHYRFPDSVQVVDGGTQGVYLIEHVQAADVLVVFDAVDYGLPPATMKRVENDEVPNFLGAKKMSLHQTGFQEVLALAQMLGQYPQHLLLIGVQPEELEDYGGSLRPAVKAQIQSAIDMALAYLQDFGVVGECLDTPAELVDPALNIQRYEQERPAADLACRLGDERIVLSAVFEVKPPPASDLPSLQVDVDYRGKY, via the coding sequence ATGGTGAGCGCATCGCCGCAAGTCCTTCTACTCGGCATCGGCAACCTATTGTGGGCCGATGAAGGTTTTGGCGTGCGGGTGATTGAGTATCTGCAAAAACACTATCGCTTTCCAGATAGCGTGCAGGTGGTGGATGGTGGTACGCAGGGCGTCTATCTGATCGAGCATGTCCAAGCAGCGGATGTGTTGGTGGTATTTGATGCGGTCGATTACGGCCTGCCGCCGGCAACCATGAAGCGGGTCGAAAACGACGAGGTGCCGAATTTCCTTGGCGCCAAGAAAATGAGCCTGCATCAGACCGGCTTTCAGGAAGTGTTGGCGCTGGCGCAAATGCTGGGTCAGTATCCCCAGCATTTACTGTTGATTGGCGTGCAGCCGGAAGAGCTGGAAGACTACGGCGGCAGCTTGCGGCCGGCCGTCAAAGCGCAAATTCAGTCGGCCATCGATATGGCCTTGGCCTATCTGCAAGATTTCGGTGTGGTTGGCGAATGCCTCGATACGCCAGCGGAACTGGTCGATCCTGCATTGAATATTCAGCGCTACGAGCAGGAGCGCCCAGCCGCTGATTTGGCTTGCCGCTTAGGTGACGAGCGCATCGTGTTATCCGCCGTATTCGAAGTGAAACCGCCGCCCGCTTCCGACCTGCCCAGTTTGCAAGTGGACGTCGATTACCGGGGCAAATACTGA
- the cybH gene encoding Ni/Fe-hydrogenase, b-type cytochrome subunit: MSAPLAPVYVYELPVRLWHAINALAITVLAISGYLIASPLSSPIGEASEHFLMGYIRFAHFAAGYVLAIGLLGRLYWAYAGNEHARQIFLPPLLQAHFWDGVRQEILWYTFLAKAPRHYIGHNPLAILAMHFVLVWGSLFMIFTGFALYGEGEGQGSWQYALFSSWLLPLFGDSQTVHTWHHLVMWFIVCFVLIHIYVAVREDKLSGQSMLSTIATGWRTFKDDKPVDDAH; encoded by the coding sequence ATGAGCGCACCACTCGCTCCGGTTTATGTTTACGAACTGCCGGTTCGACTCTGGCATGCTATCAATGCGCTGGCGATAACGGTGTTGGCGATCAGCGGTTATTTGATCGCCTCGCCGTTATCTTCGCCGATCGGCGAAGCCAGCGAGCATTTTCTGATGGGCTATATCCGCTTTGCGCATTTTGCCGCGGGCTATGTGTTGGCGATCGGTTTACTGGGGCGTTTGTACTGGGCCTATGCCGGTAACGAGCATGCCCGGCAAATCTTTCTACCGCCCTTGTTGCAAGCACATTTCTGGGATGGCGTGCGTCAGGAAATCCTCTGGTACACCTTTTTAGCCAAGGCGCCGCGCCATTACATCGGTCATAACCCGCTGGCGATCCTGGCGATGCATTTTGTGTTGGTGTGGGGCTCGTTGTTCATGATCTTCACCGGCTTTGCCTTGTACGGTGAAGGCGAAGGACAAGGCAGCTGGCAATATGCCTTGTTCAGCAGTTGGCTGCTGCCGCTGTTCGGTGACAGCCAAACCGTGCATACCTGGCACCATCTGGTGATGTGGTTCATCGTTTGCTTCGTGCTGATTCATATTTACGTCGCGGTGCGCGAAGACAAATTGTCCGGACAAAGCATGTTGTCCACGATAGCGACCGGCTGGCGCACCTTTAAGGACGACAAGCCGGTCGATGATGCGCATTGA
- a CDS encoding nickel-dependent hydrogenase large subunit: MTVRNTPNGFNLNDAGRRVVVDPVTRIEGHMRCEVNIDDDNIIRNAISSGTMWRGLEVILKGRDPRDAWAFVQRICGVCTGTHALTSVRAVEDALKIKIPENANSIRNIMQLSLQAHDHLVHFYHLHALDWVNPVNALKAEPVATSALQQQISPSNPKSSPGYFRDTQNRLKKFVESGQLGPFKNGYWTNPAYLLPPEADLLAVTHYLEALDFQKDIMKIRTIFGGKDPHPNWLVGGVPCAINIDGVGAVGAINMERLNLVSSIIDRTITFIDQVYIPDLLAIAQFYKGWLYGGGLSGASMLSYGDIPDKANDYSAANLLMPRGAIINGDLTKVHEVDLTDPEQIKEFVPHSWYKYPDEALGLHPWDGITEPNYKIGAKTKGDRTNIQELDESAKYSWIKAPRWRGHAMEVGPLARYVIGYAQGNKEITEQINFVLKTLDVPVSALFSTLGRTAARGLEAQWAAGKMRYFMDKMMANLKTGDLATANVERWDPETWPSSVKGVGFTEAPRGALGHWLKIEDTKIANYQCVVPTTWNGSPRDEQGNIGAFEASLMNTKVEVPDEPVEILRTLHSFDPCLACSTHVMSPDGTELTRVKVR, from the coding sequence ATGACAGTCAGAAACACCCCCAACGGTTTTAATTTAAACGACGCCGGCCGCCGCGTCGTGGTCGATCCCGTCACGCGCATCGAAGGCCACATGCGCTGTGAAGTCAATATCGACGACGACAACATCATCCGTAACGCCATCTCCAGCGGCACCATGTGGCGCGGACTGGAAGTGATTTTAAAAGGCCGCGACCCGCGCGATGCCTGGGCTTTCGTGCAACGCATCTGCGGCGTCTGCACCGGTACCCACGCGCTGACCTCGGTGCGGGCCGTCGAAGACGCCTTGAAAATCAAGATTCCAGAGAACGCCAACTCGATCCGCAACATCATGCAGCTCAGCTTGCAAGCTCACGATCACCTGGTGCATTTTTATCATTTGCATGCCTTGGATTGGGTCAATCCGGTCAACGCCTTGAAGGCCGAACCAGTGGCGACCTCTGCCTTGCAGCAACAGATTTCGCCCAGCAATCCCAAATCCTCGCCGGGCTATTTCCGCGATACCCAAAACCGCCTGAAAAAATTCGTCGAATCCGGCCAGCTCGGCCCGTTCAAGAACGGTTACTGGACTAATCCGGCCTATTTGCTGCCGCCGGAAGCCGATTTGCTGGCCGTGACCCATTATCTGGAAGCGCTGGATTTTCAAAAAGACATCATGAAAATTCGCACCATCTTCGGCGGCAAGGACCCGCATCCGAATTGGTTGGTCGGCGGCGTACCCTGCGCGATTAACATTGACGGCGTCGGCGCGGTTGGTGCGATCAATATGGAACGTTTGAACCTGGTGTCGTCCATCATCGACCGTACCATCACCTTTATCGATCAGGTCTACATTCCAGATTTACTCGCTATCGCCCAGTTCTACAAAGGCTGGCTGTATGGCGGCGGTTTGTCAGGCGCCAGCATGCTGTCTTATGGCGACATTCCGGACAAGGCCAACGATTATTCAGCGGCCAACTTATTGATGCCGCGCGGCGCGATCATCAACGGCGATCTGACTAAAGTCCACGAAGTCGATCTGACCGATCCCGAGCAGATCAAGGAATTCGTACCGCACTCCTGGTACAAGTATCCGGACGAAGCGCTTGGTTTGCATCCCTGGGACGGCATCACCGAACCGAACTATAAAATTGGCGCCAAAACCAAGGGCGACCGCACTAACATCCAAGAGCTGGACGAAAGCGCCAAATATTCCTGGATCAAAGCCCCACGCTGGCGCGGTCACGCGATGGAAGTGGGTCCGTTGGCGCGCTACGTGATCGGCTACGCGCAAGGCAACAAAGAAATTACCGAGCAGATCAATTTTGTCCTGAAAACCCTGGACGTGCCGGTCAGCGCTCTGTTCTCGACCTTGGGCCGCACAGCGGCGCGTGGTCTGGAAGCGCAATGGGCAGCCGGCAAGATGCGCTATTTCATGGACAAGATGATGGCCAATCTGAAAACCGGCGACTTGGCCACCGCCAACGTCGAGCGCTGGGATCCGGAAACCTGGCCGAGCAGCGTCAAAGGCGTCGGCTTCACCGAAGCGCCGCGCGGCGCCTTGGGCCATTGGCTTAAAATCGAAGACACCAAAATCGCCAACTATCAATGCGTGGTGCCGACCACCTGGAACGGTTCGCCGCGCGATGAGCAAGGCAATATCGGCGCGTTCGAGGCTTCGTTGATGAACACCAAAGTCGAGGTGCCGGACGAACCTGTGGAAATTTTGCGCACACTGCATAGTTTCGATCCGTGTCTGGCTTGCTCGACGCATGTGATGAGTCCGGACGGTACGGAATTGACACGGGTGAAAGTCCGATAA
- a CDS encoding hydrogenase small subunit gives MIETFYDVMRRQGITRRSFLKFCSLTAASLGLSPAFAPKIAHAMETKPRIPVLWLHGLECTCCSESFIRSGHPLAKDVILSMLSLDYDDTIMAAAGHNAEAIVTEIVEKYKGNYILAVEGNPPLAEDGMYCIIGGKPFVEQLKYAAESCKAIISWGSCASWGCVQAAKPNPTRATPVHKVPGLADKPIIKVPGCPPIAEVMTAVVAYLLTFDKLPTLDKQGRPQMFYSQRIHDKCYRRPHFDAGQFVEQWDDEAARQGHCLYKMGCKGPTTYNACSTVKWNEGTSFPIQSGHGCIGCSEDGFWDKGSFYDRLTGINQFGIEANADVVGGTAATIVGAGVAAHAGLTALNRAKQSGDKQPGAQQ, from the coding sequence ATGATCGAAACCTTTTACGATGTGATGCGTCGGCAAGGCATCACCCGCCGCAGTTTTCTGAAGTTTTGCAGTTTGACCGCTGCCTCGCTGGGTTTGAGCCCGGCATTCGCGCCGAAAATCGCCCACGCGATGGAAACCAAACCGCGCATCCCGGTGTTGTGGTTGCACGGCCTGGAATGCACCTGCTGTTCGGAATCTTTCATCCGCTCCGGTCACCCCTTAGCGAAAGACGTGATCCTGTCGATGCTGTCTTTGGATTACGACGACACCATCATGGCTGCCGCCGGCCATAACGCCGAAGCCATCGTCACCGAGATCGTCGAAAAATATAAAGGCAATTACATCCTGGCCGTGGAAGGCAATCCGCCGCTGGCCGAAGACGGCATGTATTGCATCATCGGCGGCAAACCATTCGTAGAGCAACTGAAATACGCCGCGGAAAGCTGCAAAGCCATCATTTCCTGGGGCTCCTGTGCTTCCTGGGGGTGTGTGCAAGCCGCCAAACCCAATCCAACCCGCGCCACGCCGGTACACAAAGTCCCTGGTTTGGCCGACAAACCCATCATCAAAGTGCCCGGCTGTCCACCGATTGCGGAAGTGATGACGGCGGTGGTCGCGTATCTATTGACTTTCGACAAGCTGCCGACCCTGGACAAACAAGGCCGGCCGCAAATGTTCTATAGCCAGCGCATCCACGACAAATGCTATAGAAGGCCGCATTTCGACGCCGGACAGTTCGTCGAACAATGGGATGACGAGGCCGCCCGCCAAGGCCATTGCCTGTACAAAATGGGTTGCAAAGGGCCGACTACCTATAACGCTTGCTCCACGGTGAAATGGAACGAGGGCACCTCATTTCCGATTCAGTCCGGTCACGGCTGTATCGGTTGTTCCGAAGACGGTTTTTGGGATAAAGGCAGCTTTTACGATCGCCTCACCGGGATCAATCAATTCGGTATCGAAGCCAATGCCGATGTGGTCGGTGGCACGGCCGCCACGATTGTGGGTGCCGGAGTTGCCGCGCATGCCGGTTTGACGGCTTTGAATCGCGCCAAACAATCCGGGGATAAACAACCAGGAGCGCAGCAATAA